One stretch of Bradyrhizobium canariense DNA includes these proteins:
- a CDS encoding flavin-containing monooxygenase, translated as MAIATQDFDAVVIGAGFSGLHMLKSLRDKLGLKVRVYEAGETVGGTWYWNRYPGARCDSDAYIYCFTWDKQLLQEWEWSERYPEQPEILRYLEHVAKRHDLKRDIQFNTSMTGAEFDERTNLWTVHTHKGEDVTARYLIAAVGTLSTTNMPQLKGLENFRGKWYHTSRFPHTGVDFTNKRVGVVGTGATAVQAIPEIAQQAKQLVVFQRTANYCVPARNGKVDPEIVKARKADYDGVAKRIRESFFGQEHYFIPKSALEVTREERDREFDRMWDAGGFAFWLANYQDMFFSKEANDVCADYIKRKIRKTVKDPVIAEKLIPKGYAYGTKRQPLDTNYYETFNKDNVLLVDAKTDGAIEEITEKGIRAGGKEYPLDIIVFATGFDAMTGPLKALNLKGRNGRTLDREWSDGPHTYLGVSVAGFPNLFTITGPQSPSVLSNMPVSIEQHVEWITDCIENMRKAGKTTIEATPAAQDQWVAHVNEIVSATLMPSANSWYMSANIAGKPRAFLPYLGPEGVGGYRKKCDEVAAKGYEGFELA; from the coding sequence ATGGCCATCGCAACTCAAGACTTCGACGCCGTCGTGATCGGCGCAGGCTTTTCCGGCCTGCACATGCTGAAATCACTGCGGGACAAACTGGGATTGAAGGTGCGCGTCTATGAAGCCGGTGAAACCGTAGGCGGTACCTGGTACTGGAACCGCTACCCCGGCGCGCGCTGCGATTCTGACGCCTACATTTATTGCTTCACCTGGGACAAGCAGCTCCTGCAAGAGTGGGAGTGGTCCGAGCGCTATCCCGAACAGCCCGAAATCCTCCGCTATCTCGAGCATGTCGCCAAGCGTCACGACCTGAAACGCGACATTCAGTTCAATACCAGCATGACCGGCGCCGAATTCGACGAGCGAACCAACCTCTGGACGGTGCATACCCACAAGGGGGAAGACGTGACGGCGCGTTATCTCATCGCCGCCGTCGGCACCTTGTCGACCACGAACATGCCTCAACTGAAGGGCTTGGAGAATTTTAGAGGCAAGTGGTACCACACCAGCCGCTTCCCCCACACTGGCGTCGACTTCACCAACAAGCGCGTGGGCGTGGTCGGTACCGGCGCCACGGCGGTACAGGCGATTCCGGAAATTGCGCAGCAGGCCAAGCAACTCGTCGTGTTCCAGCGCACGGCCAACTACTGCGTGCCGGCGCGCAATGGCAAGGTGGACCCTGAAATCGTCAAGGCGCGAAAGGCTGATTATGACGGCGTGGCCAAGCGCATCCGGGAATCATTCTTCGGCCAGGAACATTACTTCATTCCGAAGTCAGCGCTGGAGGTCACACGCGAGGAGCGCGATCGTGAATTCGACAGGATGTGGGACGCCGGCGGGTTCGCCTTCTGGCTGGCCAACTATCAGGACATGTTCTTCTCGAAAGAGGCCAATGACGTCTGCGCCGACTACATCAAGCGCAAGATCCGCAAGACCGTGAAAGACCCTGTTATCGCCGAAAAGCTGATTCCCAAAGGCTACGCCTACGGCACCAAGCGCCAGCCGCTCGACACCAACTACTACGAGACGTTCAACAAGGACAACGTGCTCCTGGTCGATGCGAAAACCGACGGCGCGATCGAAGAAATCACCGAGAAGGGCATCCGCGCCGGTGGCAAGGAATATCCTCTCGACATCATCGTGTTCGCCACCGGTTTCGATGCCATGACGGGTCCGTTGAAGGCCTTGAACCTGAAAGGCCGTAACGGCCGCACGCTGGATCGGGAGTGGTCGGACGGTCCCCACACCTACCTTGGCGTCTCGGTCGCCGGCTTTCCCAACCTGTTCACCATCACCGGCCCGCAAAGCCCGTCGGTGCTGTCGAACATGCCGGTATCGATCGAGCAGCATGTCGAATGGATCACCGACTGCATTGAAAACATGCGCAAGGCCGGAAAGACCACCATCGAGGCAACACCTGCGGCGCAGGATCAATGGGTCGCGCACGTCAATGAAATCGTCAGTGCGACGCTAATGCCGAGCGCCAACTCCTGGTACATGAGCGCCAATATCGCCGGCAAGCCACGGGCGTTCCTGCCCTATCTCGGGCCGGAAGGCGTCGGCGGCTACCGGAAGAAGTGCGACGAGGTGGCCGCCAAGGGCTACGAGGGATTCGAATTAGCGTAA
- a CDS encoding MFS transporter yields MDRTLERSTMRKVYLRLLPFAVLSYVLAYIDRINVSFAGLTMRGDLGMSAGTFGFAVGMFYWGYFIFEVPSNVILEKVGARIWIARIMITWGILAGITAVVPGATSFAIVRFLLGVAEAGFFPGIILYFTYWFPSHHHARIVSGFLVGLPVAVAIGAPISTGLLGLDGLFGLRGWQIMYIAEAIPTVAIGVVTFFVLTDRPEQAKFLTAEERNWLVATIAAERRATEAIRKFTMWQALYNPKVLLLALNYLGIVTASLGMLIFIPQMIKSLGNYSNMTVGWLTMIPYICGAIAMVVWGRISDRMNERRWNLFIGCVFSTVGLVIAGMTMGSWWALVGMSIAAMGFYGSKGPFFAMPPMFLSGAGLAAGIAWINSIGNLGGFFGPWYVGVMKDLTGNYSGGLYGLALLGLLAAIVCALFLHIPNRVPSSAVGAPAE; encoded by the coding sequence ATGGACCGTACGCTTGAGCGATCGACCATGCGCAAGGTTTATCTGCGGCTGCTTCCGTTTGCGGTCTTGTCGTATGTGCTTGCCTACATTGATCGCATCAATGTGAGCTTCGCCGGCCTTACCATGCGCGGCGATCTCGGCATGTCGGCCGGCACCTTCGGGTTTGCCGTCGGCATGTTTTACTGGGGCTATTTCATCTTTGAAGTCCCCAGCAACGTGATCCTGGAGAAGGTCGGCGCCAGAATATGGATCGCCCGTATCATGATCACCTGGGGGATACTGGCCGGCATCACCGCCGTGGTTCCAGGGGCGACGAGCTTTGCGATCGTGCGCTTCCTGCTGGGCGTCGCTGAGGCCGGATTCTTTCCTGGCATCATCCTCTACTTCACCTACTGGTTTCCGAGCCACCATCACGCCCGCATCGTGTCGGGCTTTCTGGTCGGTCTGCCGGTTGCAGTGGCAATCGGTGCGCCGATATCGACGGGGCTTCTCGGTCTGGATGGCCTGTTCGGTCTGCGGGGTTGGCAGATCATGTACATCGCCGAAGCGATCCCGACGGTGGCGATCGGGGTGGTCACGTTTTTCGTGCTCACCGACCGGCCCGAGCAGGCAAAATTCCTGACTGCGGAAGAGCGTAATTGGCTCGTCGCCACCATCGCCGCCGAACGCCGCGCCACCGAGGCGATACGCAAATTCACGATGTGGCAGGCTCTCTACAATCCCAAAGTGCTGCTGCTGGCGCTGAACTATCTCGGCATTGTCACCGCCAGCCTTGGCATGCTGATTTTCATTCCGCAAATGATCAAGTCGCTGGGCAACTACAGCAACATGACGGTCGGCTGGCTCACCATGATCCCCTATATTTGCGGCGCCATCGCCATGGTGGTGTGGGGGCGCATTTCCGATCGCATGAATGAGCGGCGCTGGAATCTGTTCATCGGTTGCGTGTTCTCAACCGTGGGGCTGGTCATTGCCGGCATGACGATGGGAAGCTGGTGGGCGCTGGTGGGAATGTCGATCGCCGCGATGGGGTTTTATGGCTCCAAGGGCCCGTTCTTCGCGATGCCGCCGATGTTTCTCAGTGGCGCCGGGCTCGCAGCAGGGATCGCGTGGATCAACTCGATCGGCAATCTCGGCGGCTTCTTCGGGCCCTGGTATGTCGGTGTGATGAAAGACCTGACCGGCAATTATTCGGGTGGACTTTATGGGCTCGCTTTGCTCGGTCTGCTCGCTGCAATTGTCTGCGCGTTGTTTCTGCACATTCCGAACCGCGTGCCGTCCTCGGCGGTCGGCGCGCCTGCCGAATGA
- a CDS encoding septal ring lytic transglycosylase RlpA family protein, with translation MSSINWARTSYVGIKASRIHLSSPLISAAGGRNVIQLFAVVLGAASLAACAQSSVATRKSEFLAASRQPSQEHVRQAAFVTGRRVAFARKHTPFAPHKDAAGTQLASHGVASFYTEGTQTASGEKFDTHELTAAHPTLPFGTRLRVTNVATGRSVTVRVNDRGPFVPGRAVDVSYSAAEALGMVDSGIANVKLNVVR, from the coding sequence ATGTCTTCCATCAACTGGGCCAGAACTTCTTACGTCGGCATCAAAGCAAGCCGTATTCATCTTAGTTCGCCTTTGATTTCGGCGGCTGGTGGTCGAAACGTCATTCAACTATTCGCTGTGGTTTTGGGAGCAGCGTCGCTTGCGGCCTGCGCGCAGTCTTCCGTTGCCACAAGGAAATCGGAATTTCTTGCCGCCAGTCGACAGCCGTCTCAAGAACACGTTCGACAGGCCGCATTCGTGACGGGCAGGCGTGTAGCGTTCGCGAGAAAACATACCCCGTTCGCGCCACACAAGGATGCAGCCGGGACACAGCTGGCATCGCATGGAGTTGCGAGCTTCTATACCGAGGGAACGCAGACCGCGAGCGGCGAAAAATTCGATACACATGAATTGACCGCCGCTCATCCGACATTGCCGTTCGGCACGCGACTGCGCGTGACAAACGTCGCCACCGGGCGGTCCGTGACCGTTCGGGTCAATGACCGCGGTCCGTTCGTTCCCGGGCGAGCGGTCGACGTCTCGTATTCTGCGGCGGAAGCACTGGGAATGGTCGACAGTGGAATTGCGAACGTCAAACTCAACGTCGTCCGATAG
- a CDS encoding ABC transporter substrate-binding protein, with the protein MTQTRGVLLALIVLGLSVVTNPAAAEKKYDPGASDSEIKIGNIMPYSGPLSAYALIGRTEAAFFNQINAEGGINGRKINFITYDDAFSPPKTVEQARKLVESDEVLLIFNSLGTPTNNAIRPYMNSKKVPQLFVATGATQFGDVKSFPWTMGWQPTYQTEGRIYAKYILQNLPQGKIGILYQNDDSGRDYIKGLRDGLGDEAAKRMIVAQVPYDPSETTVDSQIVTLKTMGADVFFNETSPKFAAQAIRKAAEIGWKPVQFLASVSNSVGSVLKPAGLENAKGILSTNYLKDPTDPTWKDDPAIKEWASFMDKYFPEGDKTSTFSVYGYLTAQTVVQVFKQCGDELTRENIMRQAANLKNFEPGLLLPGIKINTSPTDYYPLEQMQMSRFNGDHGVLFGPVIAGEIGTQ; encoded by the coding sequence ATGACGCAGACACGCGGCGTTCTACTGGCATTGATCGTGCTCGGCCTTTCGGTGGTCACGAATCCGGCGGCGGCCGAGAAGAAATATGATCCCGGTGCCAGCGACAGCGAAATCAAGATCGGCAACATCATGCCTTACAGCGGGCCGTTGTCGGCCTACGCGCTGATAGGCCGGACCGAGGCTGCCTTTTTCAACCAGATCAACGCCGAGGGCGGAATCAACGGGCGAAAGATCAACTTCATTACCTACGACGATGCCTTCAGCCCACCGAAGACTGTAGAGCAGGCCCGCAAACTCGTGGAGAGCGATGAAGTTTTGCTCATCTTCAATTCGCTGGGGACACCGACCAACAATGCCATTCGGCCATACATGAATTCGAAGAAGGTGCCGCAGCTCTTTGTCGCCACTGGCGCAACCCAATTCGGCGACGTGAAGAGCTTTCCATGGACGATGGGCTGGCAACCGACCTACCAGACCGAGGGGCGGATCTATGCGAAATACATCCTGCAGAACCTGCCGCAGGGCAAGATCGGCATACTCTACCAGAACGACGATTCAGGCCGAGATTACATCAAGGGCCTGAGAGATGGTCTGGGTGACGAGGCGGCGAAGCGCATGATCGTGGCCCAGGTCCCCTATGATCCCTCGGAAACGACTGTCGACTCGCAAATTGTCACACTGAAAACCATGGGAGCCGACGTTTTTTTCAACGAAACCTCGCCGAAATTCGCTGCGCAGGCGATCAGGAAGGCCGCCGAGATCGGATGGAAGCCGGTTCAATTCCTCGCCAGCGTCTCGAACTCGGTAGGTTCCGTGCTAAAGCCCGCTGGACTAGAGAACGCGAAAGGCATTCTTTCAACGAACTATCTCAAGGACCCTACCGACCCGACCTGGAAGGACGATCCCGCAATCAAGGAATGGGCTTCGTTCATGGACAAGTATTTTCCGGAAGGAGATAAAACCAGTACGTTCAGTGTCTACGGCTATTTGACCGCGCAGACCGTCGTTCAGGTATTCAAACAGTGCGGCGACGAGCTGACTCGCGAGAATATTATGCGGCAGGCCGCAAACCTGAAGAACTTCGAACCGGGGTTGCTGCTACCTGGCATCAAGATCAACACAAGCCCGACTGACTACTACCCGCTCGAGCAGATGCAGATGTCTCGATTCAACGGAGATCACGGCGTGCTGTTCGGACCTGTCATCGCCGGGGAGATCGGGACGCAATAG
- a CDS encoding GYD domain-containing protein, with translation MHFCLTGQYTPRALNNILENPTVNRSEAAKKLIEAAGGKLISMYSTPADGPGVLTIFDVPDPGAAPAICGVVVASGTLHNVKLTRLLTQDEVVQVRQKASKLRAAYTPPGG, from the coding sequence ATGCATTTCTGTTTAACAGGGCAATACACGCCACGGGCTCTCAACAATATCCTGGAAAACCCCACAGTTAATCGTTCCGAAGCGGCTAAAAAACTGATCGAAGCTGCGGGCGGTAAATTAATTTCGATGTATAGCACCCCGGCCGATGGTCCTGGCGTTTTGACGATCTTCGATGTGCCTGACCCCGGCGCAGCGCCAGCGATCTGTGGCGTTGTGGTAGCATCCGGCACCCTCCACAATGTGAAGCTCACCCGTCTGTTGACGCAGGACGAAGTGGTGCAGGTCCGGCAAAAAGCAAGCAAGCTTCGCGCCGCATACACCCCGCCCGGCGGTTAA
- a CDS encoding FAD-dependent monooxygenase, which translates to MLDTPVLISGGGPVGLTASLLLSQHGVRSLLVERHPGTAVTPKARGINARTMEIFRQYGIDAAIRDAGLAEGGTGLIVWVETLAGKEIERRVPGRTTAKNLAVTPVKNCLCAQDDLEPVIRRFAESAGPGTLRFNTEMTSFSQRPDAVTGLLTDRTTGAETPFTARYLIAAEGAQSRVRRALSVKMIGEEEVYDSVNILFHADLTQWVEHRPAALYFVEQPDLRGTFLTINGRDRWGFLIHSPKQYGWRPQDFTPEFCTELIRKAAGVQDLAVSVLRVNPWQASAIVADRYRVGNVFLAGDAAHEMPPTGGFGLNTGVQDVHNLTWKIAAVLQGQADESLLDSYHAERQPFGQIVTQNSLTNAMSMGRAARQSNVLPRREFLNEQGLIFGACYQSTAVVPDDTPPAAVDDPVTEYVPSARPGSRAPHVWLRRGSEQISTIDLFGSHFVLLAGRDGDAWCQAAREIGASRPSLVAYAIGHDESLIDADGNWHSAYGVDTDGVVLVRPDGYVAWRSRTSASNPLDALRTALDGLLGRMPAMA; encoded by the coding sequence ATGCTCGATACCCCCGTTCTCATCTCCGGTGGCGGTCCCGTCGGCCTGACCGCTTCATTGCTGCTCTCCCAGCACGGCGTGCGTTCGCTGCTGGTCGAACGTCACCCGGGCACGGCGGTCACGCCAAAGGCGCGCGGGATCAATGCCCGCACCATGGAAATCTTTCGGCAATACGGCATCGATGCCGCGATCAGGGACGCTGGCCTGGCGGAAGGCGGGACCGGACTGATCGTCTGGGTCGAGACCCTCGCCGGCAAGGAGATCGAGCGCCGCGTGCCCGGCCGGACGACCGCAAAGAACCTCGCGGTTACTCCCGTCAAGAATTGTCTCTGCGCCCAGGACGACCTCGAGCCGGTCATTCGCCGATTTGCGGAATCGGCGGGACCTGGAACGCTGCGCTTCAATACCGAGATGACATCTTTCAGCCAAAGGCCCGATGCCGTCACGGGCCTGTTGACGGATCGCACCACGGGAGCGGAGACGCCTTTTACCGCGCGCTATCTGATCGCCGCCGAGGGCGCGCAAAGCCGTGTTCGCCGCGCGCTATCAGTGAAAATGATCGGAGAAGAGGAGGTCTACGACAGCGTCAATATCCTGTTCCACGCCGACCTCACCCAATGGGTCGAGCATCGGCCCGCCGCGCTCTATTTTGTCGAGCAGCCGGACCTCCGCGGCACATTCCTCACCATCAATGGCAGGGATCGCTGGGGATTCCTGATTCACAGCCCCAAACAATATGGCTGGCGGCCGCAGGATTTCACGCCGGAATTTTGCACGGAGCTGATCCGCAAAGCCGCCGGCGTGCAGGACCTCGCCGTGTCCGTGCTGCGCGTCAACCCGTGGCAGGCGTCCGCTATCGTGGCCGACCGCTATCGCGTCGGCAACGTTTTCCTGGCCGGCGATGCGGCCCATGAGATGCCGCCGACCGGCGGCTTCGGTCTGAATACCGGCGTGCAGGACGTTCACAATCTGACATGGAAGATCGCCGCCGTGCTTCAGGGCCAAGCGGACGAGTCGCTGCTCGACAGCTACCACGCCGAGCGCCAGCCTTTCGGCCAGATTGTCACCCAGAACTCGCTGACCAACGCGATGTCGATGGGGCGCGCGGCACGACAAAGCAACGTGTTGCCGCGCCGCGAATTCCTCAACGAACAGGGACTGATCTTTGGGGCCTGCTATCAATCGACGGCGGTCGTGCCGGATGACACGCCGCCGGCCGCCGTCGACGATCCCGTTACCGAATATGTGCCCTCGGCGCGGCCCGGCAGCCGCGCGCCCCATGTCTGGCTCAGGCGCGGCAGCGAGCAAATCTCGACCATCGACCTGTTCGGCTCGCATTTCGTGCTGCTCGCCGGCCGCGACGGTGACGCGTGGTGTCAAGCCGCTCGCGAAATCGGTGCTTCACGGCCTTCACTCGTCGCCTATGCTATAGGTCACGACGAAAGCCTGATCGACGCCGACGGCAATTGGCATAGCGCTTACGGTGTCGATACTGATGGCGTCGTCCTGGTTCGGCCGGATGGCTATGTCGCCTGGCGCAGCCGTACGAGTGCTTCGAATCCGCTGGATGCTTTGCGCACGGCGCTCGATGGCCTGCTCGGCAGGATGCCCGCAATGGCGTGA
- a CDS encoding MFS transporter — protein MADVTLDGQDAVQGGVQGRFHRTAQDHSQGDAQDWLSAIEKSNLTPRYYLTIGLVVLQEMFEFYDFFLVGYLVSVLAPGWHLTYGQSAMMLLSSGVGAIVGSLVGGQIADIVGRKKMIWGGGLLFSLGAAGCALIPDGAWILFSLLRFVVGCGSMAATTAQNPLVVEMTPTRYRTFVSSMMVVPVALGTMFAAMVSASLLPVIGWRGVAATGALPIVTSLLIALIAPESVRWLLSRGRNADARREAAKLLGVPETSVALPNAIEPARKSGSMSELFQDQKRFWWVVVIWTGISTGTYGVILWGPTVLSQLLKITAHEAAHYFVYASIFSMLGRVLFSVLPLYIGRRGAALVGTFMSVLVMLAIFAFYREFIAGWSVFALLVIVGAAFYSGMFSNISPYVVEVFPVSLGGRAFGLAQASNGIGKILGPVCLALIAGSGDVVSPKATTDAIAPAFLFLAACELAALIAIVAFRQEPHGKPMDIG, from the coding sequence ATGGCCGATGTGACGCTTGACGGCCAAGACGCCGTTCAGGGAGGTGTTCAAGGCAGATTCCACCGAACGGCCCAGGATCATTCCCAAGGTGATGCGCAGGACTGGCTCAGCGCGATCGAGAAATCCAATCTCACGCCGCGCTACTATCTGACCATCGGACTCGTCGTCCTGCAGGAGATGTTCGAATTCTACGATTTCTTCCTGGTTGGATACCTGGTCTCGGTGCTCGCGCCGGGCTGGCATCTCACTTACGGCCAGAGCGCCATGATGCTGCTATCATCTGGCGTCGGTGCCATCGTCGGCTCGCTCGTGGGTGGGCAAATCGCCGACATCGTCGGACGCAAGAAGATGATCTGGGGCGGCGGTCTGCTGTTTTCTCTCGGCGCCGCGGGGTGCGCGCTGATACCGGATGGCGCCTGGATTCTGTTTTCGCTGTTGCGTTTCGTTGTGGGCTGCGGGTCAATGGCCGCGACAACCGCTCAAAATCCTCTCGTCGTCGAGATGACGCCGACCAGATACCGCACATTCGTTTCCAGCATGATGGTGGTGCCGGTCGCGCTCGGCACGATGTTCGCCGCGATGGTTTCGGCGAGCCTGCTGCCGGTGATCGGATGGCGCGGCGTCGCTGCCACCGGCGCGCTGCCAATCGTGACTTCTTTATTGATCGCGCTGATCGCGCCGGAGTCGGTGCGCTGGCTGCTCTCGCGCGGCCGTAATGCCGACGCGCGGCGTGAGGCCGCAAAGCTGCTCGGCGTTCCCGAGACCAGCGTTGCGCTGCCGAACGCGATCGAACCGGCCAGGAAGTCGGGGTCGATGTCCGAGCTATTCCAGGACCAGAAGCGGTTCTGGTGGGTCGTTGTCATCTGGACCGGGATTTCGACCGGCACCTATGGCGTGATCCTGTGGGGGCCCACCGTCCTGTCGCAACTTCTGAAGATTACGGCGCACGAGGCCGCGCATTACTTCGTCTATGCGAGCATCTTTTCCATGCTCGGCCGCGTGCTGTTTTCCGTCTTGCCGCTCTATATCGGCCGCCGCGGCGCAGCGCTCGTCGGAACCTTTATGTCCGTCCTGGTTATGCTGGCGATTTTCGCATTCTATCGCGAATTCATCGCCGGCTGGTCGGTGTTTGCACTCCTCGTGATTGTTGGAGCTGCGTTTTACAGCGGCATGTTCTCCAACATATCGCCCTATGTGGTCGAAGTGTTTCCGGTCTCGCTTGGTGGCCGGGCGTTTGGGCTGGCGCAGGCCTCCAACGGTATCGGCAAAATCCTGGGGCCGGTTTGCCTGGCGCTGATCGCTGGCAGCGGCGATGTGGTTTCGCCGAAAGCGACGACCGATGCGATCGCGCCGGCCTTCCTGTTCCTGGCCGCCTGCGAATTGGCGGCGTTGATCGCGATCGTCGCCTTTCGGCAAGAGCCCCACGGCAAGCCGATGGATATTGGATAG
- a CDS encoding LysR family transcriptional regulator, which translates to MDLRQFRYFIQAARRENFRKASDDLRVAQSALTRQIQHLEQELGFLLFDRVKRGVRLTAAGQRLLDRSQHILGEVDRLKESLQLEAHVPSGPVSLAAPPSIGRLLFNKLAQTFLKSYPKVNLSLLEGWTSNVLGQLRRGELSLAVVTDPPPDPLLEYTRLFTESLYLVGRPDDPRLKKRSLGAGSLGDFPLVMTSKHNRSRQLIEISAAREGAKLDIRLELESPETLRQLLLSGRIYGLLPYSSIFQDAQTRRLGAVPIKGQTMARYLAKSRNEANSVARETLEKITIGELRGLAKRIAIREQ; encoded by the coding sequence ATGGATCTGCGCCAGTTCCGCTATTTCATTCAGGCTGCGCGGCGGGAGAATTTCCGCAAGGCAAGCGATGATCTGCGGGTGGCGCAGTCGGCGCTGACGCGGCAGATCCAGCATCTCGAGCAGGAACTCGGCTTTCTGCTGTTTGATCGAGTCAAGCGCGGGGTGCGGCTCACGGCGGCGGGCCAGCGCCTGCTCGACCGCTCGCAGCACATTTTGGGGGAAGTCGATCGACTAAAGGAGAGTTTGCAGCTCGAGGCGCATGTGCCGAGCGGACCCGTATCGCTTGCGGCGCCGCCGTCGATCGGGCGACTGCTGTTCAACAAGCTCGCCCAGACGTTTTTGAAATCATATCCGAAGGTAAACCTCAGTCTCCTCGAAGGGTGGACATCGAACGTTCTCGGCCAGCTCCGGCGTGGCGAATTGAGTCTCGCGGTCGTTACCGATCCGCCTCCGGACCCGTTGCTCGAATACACCCGGCTATTTACCGAGTCGCTGTACCTCGTCGGCCGCCCCGATGATCCTCGCTTGAAGAAACGCAGCCTGGGAGCGGGGAGCCTGGGCGACTTTCCGCTGGTCATGACCAGCAAACATAATCGCTCGCGCCAGTTGATCGAGATCTCCGCGGCCAGGGAAGGCGCAAAACTCGACATCCGCCTCGAACTGGAAAGCCCGGAAACCCTGCGGCAATTGCTGCTGAGCGGGCGCATCTATGGGCTGCTGCCATACTCCTCGATCTTTCAGGATGCCCAGACGCGACGGCTCGGCGCAGTCCCTATCAAGGGGCAGACCATGGCGCGATATCTTGCCAAGAGCCGCAACGAGGCCAATTCCGTCGCGCGCGAAACCCTGGAGAAAATTACGATCGGCGAACTGCGCGGGCTGGCGAAACGGATCGCGATCCGCGAGCAATAG
- a CDS encoding alpha/beta fold hydrolase, producing the protein MRLAAALGSTCRIIAPDLSGYGNNPGPFTLPTTLSQEVELLADRLNQSAGPIHLVGHSYGGAIAFKIATASAFASRVRSLTLIEPVLPTLLREGVADRRLYERFAGVAQDVCVDLWRGLALEAIDKFTDFWNGSGPPEQLSPAARLRMIEHADKLAFDFTAVLAEENVERAAAALRVPTLLFSGGLSPYLTQRIVERLASIIDGADARHLPAAGHMLPISHSTIINPEIARHIARADELAGLALASSQPPAWLLQPGLVQ; encoded by the coding sequence ATGCGGCTCGCCGCGGCACTCGGAAGCACCTGCCGGATCATCGCACCGGATCTTTCCGGCTACGGCAACAATCCCGGTCCGTTCACCCTGCCGACGACGCTATCGCAGGAAGTCGAATTATTGGCCGATCGCCTCAATCAATCGGCCGGACCGATTCATCTCGTGGGCCACTCCTATGGCGGGGCGATCGCGTTCAAAATTGCCACGGCCTCCGCATTCGCAAGCCGGGTGCGCAGTCTGACGCTGATCGAGCCGGTATTGCCGACGCTTCTTAGAGAGGGCGTCGCGGACCGGCGGCTCTACGAACGCTTCGCAGGCGTCGCGCAGGATGTCTGCGTCGATCTTTGGAGGGGTCTGGCTCTGGAGGCGATCGATAAATTCACCGATTTCTGGAACGGGTCCGGTCCTCCGGAACAACTGTCTCCGGCCGCGCGCCTCCGCATGATCGAACACGCCGACAAGCTCGCTTTCGATTTCACGGCGGTTCTGGCTGAAGAGAATGTCGAGCGCGCCGCCGCCGCCCTTCGCGTACCGACGCTGCTGTTTTCGGGCGGGCTGTCGCCCTATCTCACGCAGCGCATTGTCGAACGGCTCGCGTCTATTATCGATGGCGCGGACGCCAGGCATCTGCCGGCTGCCGGGCATATGCTGCCCATTTCACATTCGACCATCATCAATCCCGAGATCGCCAGGCATATCGCGCGCGCGGACGAATTGGCTGGACTGGCGCTGGCCTCGAGCCAGCCCCCGGCATGGCTGCTGCAGCCCGGATTGGTGCAATGA
- a CDS encoding class I SAM-dependent methyltransferase, whose translation MPAQSSALPASPELTSLKIRQQAAWSSGNYAIVGTTLQIVGEELCEALDLRAGSKVLDVAAGNGMASLAAARRWCDVTSTDYVPALLERGRARASAEGMAIEFVEADAENLPFDRDSFDTVVSTFGVMFTPNQDQAAAELLRVCKPKGKIGLANWTPEGFIGQVFKTLGKYLPPPANTRSPALWGTKARLSEMFDAGASSIKAESRIFNFRYRSPEHFLEVFRTFYGPVLKAFAALDAAKQEELRNDLHALIVRMNRAGDGTMIVPSEYLEVVITKR comes from the coding sequence ATGCCGGCACAGTCTTCAGCACTTCCGGCATCACCTGAGCTCACCTCCCTCAAGATCCGGCAGCAGGCGGCCTGGTCGTCGGGCAATTATGCCATCGTCGGCACCACACTACAAATCGTCGGCGAGGAGCTGTGTGAAGCCCTCGATCTCAGGGCTGGATCGAAGGTGCTCGATGTGGCCGCCGGCAACGGCATGGCGAGCCTCGCAGCCGCGCGGCGATGGTGCGACGTCACCTCGACCGACTATGTTCCCGCCTTGCTCGAGCGCGGCCGCGCCCGCGCCTCGGCGGAAGGCATGGCCATCGAATTCGTGGAAGCCGATGCCGAAAACCTGCCGTTCGATCGCGACAGCTTCGACACAGTTGTTTCTACCTTCGGCGTGATGTTCACACCGAACCAGGATCAGGCCGCCGCCGAGCTGCTGCGGGTCTGCAAACCCAAAGGCAAGATCGGTCTTGCGAACTGGACGCCGGAAGGTTTCATCGGTCAGGTCTTCAAGACACTCGGGAAATATCTGCCGCCTCCTGCCAACACCAGATCACCGGCGCTGTGGGGAACGAAGGCGCGGCTCTCCGAAATGTTCGACGCCGGCGCAAGCTCGATCAAGGCGGAATCTCGCATCTTCAATTTCCGTTATCGCTCACCCGAACACTTCCTGGAGGTATTCAGGACGTTCTACGGCCCGGTGCTGAAGGCGTTCGCGGCGCTCGATGCAGCGAAGCAGGAAGAACTCAGGAACGATCTGCATGCGCTGATCGTGCGCATGAACAGAGCCGGTGACGGCACCATGATCGTACCCAGCGAATATCTCGAGGTCGTCATCACCAAGCGATGA